The proteins below are encoded in one region of Aspergillus nidulans FGSC A4 chromosome III:
- a CDS encoding uncharacterized protein (transcript_id=CADANIAT00006090), translating to MTYQASRIPSAEPETRLSGRARSGVDDGVWTVPLRMWDWTRALWPILACLSASDRENVTIKRILLPLGRLTAVVDMEQSNNGSGGRAPECNRPWAEQLTPILGPLRYRVHLYYPGLRADHLLLCPCKATRVSNPANHFGSVKYNNIKPWPACHGASFTVRRIQLRKSECLPCIVKVAGSSFDISFTTQGRSREANALHASA from the exons ATGACCTACCAGGCCAGTAGGATCCCGTCCGCAGAGCCAGAAACCCGTCTCTCTG GTCGAGCTCGATCAGGCGTCGACGATGGAGTCTGGACTGTGCCGCTGCGGATGTGGGACTGGACGCGCGCCCTATGGCCTATTCTTGCATGCTTGTCTGCTTCGGATCGGGAGAACGTGACTATCAAGCGCATATTGCTGCCGCTTGGAAGACTCACTGCTGTTGTCGACATGGAACAGTCAAACAATGGTTCAGGGGGTCGGGCTCCAGAATGCAATCGACCATGGGCAGAGCAACTCACACCAATACTAGGGCCTCTGAGATATCGCGTTCACTTATATTATCCGGGACTCCGAGCGGACCACCTCCTGTTATGCCCCTGCAAAGCCACTCGAGTCTCGAATCCCGCCAATCACTTCGGCTCCGTCAAGTACAATAATATCAAGCCTTGGCCTGCCTGCCACGGTGCGAGCTTTACGGTCCGTCGTATCCAGCTCAGAAAATCTGAGTGTCTTCCCTGTATCGTCAAGGTTGCAGGTTCGTCCTTTGATATATCGTTCACGACGCAAGGACGGAGCCGCGAGGCCAATGCACTGCATGCATCGGCGTAG